In Daphnia magna isolate NIES linkage group LG7, ASM2063170v1.1, whole genome shotgun sequence, a single genomic region encodes these proteins:
- the LOC116926740 gene encoding uncharacterized protein LOC116926740: protein MPYIFVTVQSGGWDSSLPINLDYSPELDPEIHSFLREQEQHQHHVNQRGVSKKPEAKGAVATHCELRLILDGLEKLGFQLVTTTSYSFQGRSHNEFIMHRELAPVMGDGHGLSAQTSNKTEKNSNKHHQRDHSSSSNHSIGEGNRKVTESRVSNNRNQPSSPLRNIPGKQTQRHLYY from the exons ATGCCGTATATTTTTGTAACGGTGCAGTCCGGTGGATGG GATTCTTCGTTGCCCATCAACTTGGATTATTCACCGGAATTAGATCCAGAGATACATAGTTTCCTTCGTGAACAGGAGCAACACCAGCACCACGTGAATCAACGAGGTGTATCGAAAAAACCTGAGGCCAAGGGAGCTGTAGCTACCCATTGTGAATTAAGACTGATCCTTGACGGGCTGGAGAAACTTGGCTTTCAACTAGTAACCACTACGTCTTACTCGTTTCAAGGCCGATCACATAACGAATTCATTATGCATCGTGAGTTGGCTCCTGTAATGGGTGATGGACATGGATTGAGTGCACAGACCTcaaacaaaactgaaaaaaatagcaataaaCATCACCAGCGAGATCACAGTAGCAGCAGCAACCATAGTATTGGTGAAGGCAACAGAAAAGTAACAGAGTCTCGTGTAAGCAACAATCGTAACCAGCCTTCGTCACCTTTGCGTAACATACCTGGCAAACAAACACAAAGACATCTTTATTACTGA
- the LOC116926737 gene encoding longitudinals lacking protein, isoforms F/I/K/T — protein sequence MMGSQHDIQEFCLKWNNHHSTLVSVLDSLLVRESLVDVVLAAEGQSIKVHRLVLFACSQYFTELLSQQTEKHAVVFLKDVAFSDLKSLVDFMYRGEVNISQYQLESFLQTAEALQIKGLADKPNHRKYMSSLVSKKQKTNDNPASAADATIQKTESQSKMPCPPRLHGPKAVSKRTKTLAERKQSQQPVESDETPDLGDCEMETDPTVGEQLEDDQERHSDQESIKEEDDECWSAGNSQHSLSGISASGSYGAIASAQETGNETWASENGAGASETNYDLTMSDSSQYGEGGAVEPVIIEDPDGGDRPFSCPRCGRRYKRKNNAVAHLRYECGVVPSFPCPICSHMLSQRRYIQKHIRRKHPDYIQDYQEYKEQQKARTSGDDID from the exons ATGATGGGCAGTCAGCATGATATTCAAGAGTTTTGTCTTAAATGGAACAATCATCACAGTACCTTAGTATCTGTCCTTGACTCTCTTCTTGTGAGAGAAAGCCTGGTTGACGTAGTTTTAGCAGCAGAAGGCCAGTCAATAAAAGTACACAGATTAGTTCTCTTTGCCTGCTCTCAGTATTTCACa GAATTGCTCAGTCAACAGACAGAAAAGCACGCCGTTGTGTTTTTGAAAGATGTTGCATTCAGTGACCTGAAATCCCTAGTTGACTTCATGTACAG GGGAGAAGTCAACATCTCACAGTATCAGTTAGAGAGCTTTCTACAAACCGCTGAAGCATTGCAAATTAAAG GTCTTGCGGATAAGCCAAATCATCGCAAATACATGTCAAGTCTTGTTTCAAAAAAGCAGAAGACAAATGATAACCCTGCTTCTGCTGCAGATGCCACAATACAAAAAACAGAATCTCAGTCAAAAATGCCTTGCCCACCGCGTTTGCATGGACCTAAAGCCGTTTCGAAGAGAACAAAGACTTTGGCGGAACGAAAGCAGTCGCAACAACCTGTCGAATCAGACGAAACGCCTGATCTCGGAGACTGTGAAATGGAGACGGATCCCACTGTTGGTGAGCAACTTGAAGATGACCAAGAAAGACATTCGGATCAGGAATCTATTAAA gaagaagatgatgaatGTTGGAGTGCCGGGAATTCTCAGCATAGTCTCAGTGGAATTTCCGCTTCTGGTTCTTACGGAGCAATAGCTTCAGCTCAGG AAACCGGTAACGAAACTTGGGCTTCAGAGAATGGCGCTGGAGCCTCTGAGACTAACTATGATCTCACCATGTCGGACTCCTCTCAAT ATGGAGAAGGAGGTGCAGTTGAACCTGTCATAATAGAAGATCCCGATGGCGGTGACCGACCTTTTTCCTGTCCGCGATGTGGTCGACGCTATAAACGAAAGAACAATGCAG TGGCCCACCTTCGTTACGAATGCGGTGTTGTTCCCTCATTTCCTTGTCCTATCTGCTCTCACATGCTTTCACAGCGCCGGTATATTCAGAAACATATCAGGCGTAAGCATCCCGATTACATTCAAGACTACCAAGAATACAAAGAACAGCAGAAAGCAAGAACATCGGGTGATGATATTGACTGA